The Chroogloeocystis siderophila 5.2 s.c.1 genome contains the following window.
CTACGGCAATAACTTCATGTCCAGCTTCCATTAGCATAGGAGCCAATAGCGAGCCAAGATACCCCTCAGTACCAGTAACGAGTATTTTCATTATCAGAAATCCTAAACTTGAACTAATGTCGATTCGAGATGTGATTGTTGGGGAATCGCTAAGGCAATTGCCTTGCCAATTTCCAAAGAAGACGTTGCCGCCGGAGACGGTGCATTACATACGTGCAGTGCGCGATCGCCAGGCACAATCAAAAAGTCATCAACTAACTTGCCATCCGCTTGCAGTGCTTGCGCGCGTACGCCTGCGTGTGTGGGAACAACATCATCTGCTGTCACCTCCGGTATCAACTGCTGCAAACTTTGCACAAACGCTGCTTTCGACACCGAACGAATCATCTCTTTGATGCCTTCATCGGCGTGTTTTGCCGCTAACTTCCAAAATCCCCGATACGTCAATACCTCAGTCAAATCGCGCACATTGATATCCGTTTTGTGATATCCTTCACGCTTGAGACTTAAGACAGCATTCGGTCCAGCATGGACGCTACCATCAATCATCCGCGTGAAATGTACGCCCAAAAATGGAAAGTTGGGATTTGGTACCGGATAAATCAAGTGTTTGACCAAATACCGTTTTTCGGGGGTGAGTTCGTAGTATTCGCCGCGAAATGGCACAATACGAGCTTGCGGATCGGTTTTTCCTATACGGGCGATGCGATCGCTAAACAGTCCCGCACAGTTAATCACAAAGTGTGTTGCAATCGTACCTTTGTTCGTTGTCAGTACGGTAAAGTCACTGCGCGTCTCGATGTTGGTAACTTTTGTCCCTAGTTGCAGTTCACCACCTTGCGCGGTGACAAGTTCAACGTATTTTTGCGCGACTTGCCGATAGTTGACAATCCCTGTTGTGAACACGCGAATTCCGGCTGTGCACTGTACGTGCGGTTCAATCTCACGCACTTGTTCACTTGTAAGTTTTTCAAGCTGTAAGCCGTTTTCAATTCCGCGTTGATAGAGATTTTCGAGTCGTGGTAGTTCTTCAGCTTGCGTCGCGACGATCACTTTACCGCAGACTTCGTGTGCAATACCATGTTCGCGGCAGAATTCTACCATCGAACGGCTGCCGTCGCGGCAGAATTTTGCTTTGAAACTGCCTGGCTTGTAATAGATTCCTGAGTGAATCACGCCACTATTGTTTCCGGTTTGGTGGCTGGCGATCGTGGCTTCTTTCTCGATGACAACAATTTGAGCGTTAGGATAACGCTTGCCAATCGCTTTTGCTGTTGCTAATCCAACGATTCCACCACCAATGATTGCAAAGTCGTACATGAAGCTTAGTGTATTGTGTTGAATGGTTTGAATTCGTGAACGTGGCTGCGGACTACCACACTTTCCAAGGTGCAGAGCCTTTTTTCCACAAGTCTTCTAGATAATTCTTGTCGCGCAGTGTATCCATTGGTTGCCAGAAGCCATCGTGCTTGTATGCTGATAGCTGTTCGAGATGCGCAAGTTTTTCGAGCGGTTCTTGTTCCCACACCGTGCTGTCATCAGCAATGTAGTCGATTACTTCGGGTTCGAGGACAAAGTAGCCGCCGTTGATCCACGCGCCGTCACCACCTGGTTTTTCTTTGAACGATGTAATTAGGGTTTGTTCTTCGGCTAGACAAATTGCGCCGAATCTTCCTGGTGGTTGCACTGCTGTGAGTGTTGCTTGCGTTTTTTGTTGACGGTGAAATTCGATGAGTTTGGTAATGTTGACGTTGCTGACACCATCACCATACGTGAAGCAGAATGTACTATTACCAACATGTTCTTTGACGCGCTTCAATCTTCCGCCGGTCATTGTCGCTTCGCCAGTGTCAACTAATGTCACGCGCCACGGTTCGGCATACCCGCAGTGGACGTTCATTTGATTGAATCGCATATCAAATGTCACGTCGGACATGTGCAGAAAGTAGTTCGCGAAATATTCTTTAATGACATATCCTTTGTATCCGCAGCAAATGATGAAATCGTTTATCCCGTGCGCTGCATAGATTTTCATGATGTGCCACAGGATTGGCTTGCCCCCAACCTCCACCATTGGCTTTGGTTTGATTGTTGTCTCTTCACTGATCCTTGTCCCCAATCCCCCTGCTAGTATTACCGCTTTCATAGGTTTTCCTATAGTTTTTTATGACAGCTAGGCGTAATTCATAAAGTTAACTTTCTACGTACCTATACTAATGCGGAGGTTATGGATGAAACCGTAAAGAATGCGTGAACAATGAGCGTTTTCTCTAAAAATTTGGTGAAAATGTCAAGTATTAAAACTAGCAATGTCTCAAAAAATCTGCGTTGTATGGCTCTATTCAATAGAGTTAGGACATTATCGAAGCTCCTAGTGATTTCCCTGAATAGAGTTTCATACCATTTCTCCTCTGCACCTCTGCCATATTGCTGAAATGTGCAAAAAAAAATAGGCTGTGGTTTTCCCCCAAGCCTATCAAGGATAAATGCTGAATGAATCAATTTCCGCGAGTTGCTTCGGTTAGTACTGAGCGATCGCTCTGAGCTTTTCCTTGTGAATTAAAAGTCAGACTACCATCGTGATAGTCAACTAGAATTGTTTCTCCTTCATCAAACGCATTTTCTAATAATTTAGTCGCAAGTGGATTTTCAAGTTCGCGCTGGATGGCACGTTTTAAAGGACGCGCACCGTACACTGGATCGTAACCAACGTCAACTAAATGCGCTTCAGCCGCTGGAGTTAACTCTAAGCCAAGTTTTTGTTCGGCTAAAAGTCTTTGAACGCGCTTGAGTTGAATGCGAATAATTTGTCCGAGTTCGCTGCGATTGAGCGTATGGAACAGAATAATGTCATCAACGCGATTGAGAAACTCTGGACGAAAGTGCGATCGCAACGCATCCATAACGCGTTTGTGCATAATTGCGTACTTACTATCGTCACCGGACACATCTAGAATATGTTCGCTACCGATGTTACTCGTCATCACAATCACGGTGTTGCGAAAATCGACTAATCGTCCTTGCGAATCGGTAATCCGCCCATCATCAAGAACTTGCAACAAGATATTGAAAACGTCTGGGTGAGCTTTTTCAACTTCATCAAATAGCACAACCGAATAAGGACGACGACGAATCGCTTCTGAAAGTTGTCCCCCCTCTTCGTATCCAACGTATCCTGGAGGCGCGCCGACTAAGCGCGAAACCGAATGCTTTTCCATGTACTCAGACATATCCAAGCGTACTAAAGCATCGTCCGAATCAAAGAGAAACTCAGCTAAAGTACGAGCTAACTCGGTTTTTCCTACCCCTGTAGGTCCCATAAATAAGAACGAACCAATCGGACGACCAGGGTCTTTCATTCCAGCGCGTGCGCGGCGGATTGCCGCTGATACCGCTGATACGGCTTCGGATTGCCCAATGACGCGTTCGTGTAAATGACTTTCGAGTTGCAAAAGTTTTTGCCGTTCGGATGCTAAGAGACGGTTAACTGGAATTCCCGTCCACTTGGCGACAATTTCTGCAATATCAGCTTCGGTAACTTCTTCGCGCAACAGTGTCGAACCACGCGCTTGCAAATCGATCAGCATCGTCTCTTTCGCTTCGCGATCGCGGCGGACTCCTTCGAGTTTTCCATACTTTAGCTGCGCCGCTTTATTCAAATCGTACGCGCGTTCAGCTTGTTCGATTTGAACTTGTAGTGCATTTTCTTCTTTCTTTAAAGCGCTAATCGCATCAAGGAGTTGTTTTTCACCTTGCCATTGCGCGTTGAGTTCTTGCTGTTTTGTTTTGAGTGCAGCAATTTCTTGCTCAATGCGTTCTAAACGTTCGCGATTTTTTGCCGCGCGTTGGTCTTCACCTGCAACTGACAACTTTTCCATTTCTAGCTGCATCAACCGTCGATCGATTGCTTCAACTTCTGATGGCTTTGAGGTAATTTCCATTTTCAATTGCGCCGCTGCTTCATCGACTAAATCGATGGCTTTATCGGGTAAGAAGCGATCGCTGATATAACGATTGGAAAGTGTCGCCGCTGCAACGAGGGCTGAATCGGTGATTTTAACGCTGTGATGCACCTCGTAGCGTTGCTTGAGTCCCCGCAAAATTGAGATCGTTGTTTCTACTGAGGGTTGATCGACAAAAACTTGTTGAAAACGGCGTTCTAAAGCCGCGTCTTTTTCAATATATTTACGGTACTCGTCTAAAGTTGTTGCGCCAATACAACGCAGTTCGCCGCGTGCGAGCATGGGTTTAAGTAAATTTCCTGCATCCATCGCGCCTTGTG
Protein-coding sequences here:
- the rfbF gene encoding glucose-1-phosphate cytidylyltransferase: MKAVILAGGLGTRISEETTIKPKPMVEVGGKPILWHIMKIYAAHGINDFIICCGYKGYVIKEYFANYFLHMSDVTFDMRFNQMNVHCGYAEPWRVTLVDTGEATMTGGRLKRVKEHVGNSTFCFTYGDGVSNVNITKLIEFHRQQKTQATLTAVQPPGRFGAICLAEEQTLITSFKEKPGGDGAWINGGYFVLEPEVIDYIADDSTVWEQEPLEKLAHLEQLSAYKHDGFWQPMDTLRDKNYLEDLWKKGSAPWKVW
- the lhgO gene encoding L-2-hydroxyglutarate oxidase yields the protein MYDFAIIGGGIVGLATAKAIGKRYPNAQIVVIEKEATIASHQTGNNSGVIHSGIYYKPGSFKAKFCRDGSRSMVEFCREHGIAHEVCGKVIVATQAEELPRLENLYQRGIENGLQLEKLTSEQVREIEPHVQCTAGIRVFTTGIVNYRQVAQKYVELVTAQGGELQLGTKVTNIETRSDFTVLTTNKGTIATHFVINCAGLFSDRIARIGKTDPQARIVPFRGEYYELTPEKRYLVKHLIYPVPNPNFPFLGVHFTRMIDGSVHAGPNAVLSLKREGYHKTDINVRDLTEVLTYRGFWKLAAKHADEGIKEMIRSVSKAAFVQSLQQLIPEVTADDVVPTHAGVRAQALQADGKLVDDFLIVPGDRALHVCNAPSPAATSSLEIGKAIALAIPQQSHLESTLVQV
- the clpB gene encoding ATP-dependent chaperone ClpB; this encodes MQPTDPSKFTDKAWEAIVQSQDVTRRFQQQQMEVEHLMIALLEDQKGIAHRFLNRSGVEASQVLQQLEAFTKRQPKFLGKADQLYLGRALDVMLDRAEAARVTMEDSLISVEHFLLAFAEDERIGRRLFRGLNLDKAKLEAAIKAVRGSQKVTDPTPEARYEALTKYGRDLTEQAKAGKLDPVIGRDDEIRRVIQVLSRRSKNNPVLIGEPGVGKTAIAEGLAQRIINGDVPESLKDRQLIALDIGSLIAGAKYRGEFEDRLRSVLREVTDSNGQIVLFIDELHTVVGTGGTTQGAMDAGNLLKPMLARGELRCIGATTLDEYRKYIEKDAALERRFQQVFVDQPSVETTISILRGLKQRYEVHHSVKITDSALVAAATLSNRYISDRFLPDKAIDLVDEAAAQLKMEITSKPSEVEAIDRRLMQLEMEKLSVAGEDQRAAKNRERLERIEQEIAALKTKQQELNAQWQGEKQLLDAISALKKEENALQVQIEQAERAYDLNKAAQLKYGKLEGVRRDREAKETMLIDLQARGSTLLREEVTEADIAEIVAKWTGIPVNRLLASERQKLLQLESHLHERVIGQSEAVSAVSAAIRRARAGMKDPGRPIGSFLFMGPTGVGKTELARTLAEFLFDSDDALVRLDMSEYMEKHSVSRLVGAPPGYVGYEEGGQLSEAIRRRPYSVVLFDEVEKAHPDVFNILLQVLDDGRITDSQGRLVDFRNTVIVMTSNIGSEHILDVSGDDSKYAIMHKRVMDALRSHFRPEFLNRVDDIILFHTLNRSELGQIIRIQLKRVQRLLAEQKLGLELTPAAEAHLVDVGYDPVYGARPLKRAIQRELENPLATKLLENAFDEGETILVDYHDGSLTFNSQGKAQSDRSVLTEATRGN